One genomic segment of Hordeum vulgare subsp. vulgare chromosome 2H, MorexV3_pseudomolecules_assembly, whole genome shotgun sequence includes these proteins:
- the LOC123428449 gene encoding heat shock 70 kDa protein BIP5-like, with product MARGTTMLLGVVLAVLLLAAAPAPSAVAAAKEKGSGNGGPVIGIDLGTTYSCVAVYRNGRVEIIANDQGNRITPSWVAFTDSGERLIGEAAKNQAAANPLRTVYDAKRLIGRNFVDAEVQRDMKLLPFKVVDKNGKPHVEVEVKAGDVRTFSPEEVSAMVLTRMKETAEAYLGEKVRDAVITIPAYFNDAQRQATKDAGAIAGLNVVRLINEPTAAAIAYGLDKVADGKERNVLVFDLGGGTFDVSVLALDGGVFEVLATNGDTHLGGEDFDQRVMDHFIRLVKRKHGVDISGDARALGKLRRECERAKRALSTQLQVRVEIESLADGVDLSEPLTRARFEELNADLFRKVMAPVKKAMADAGLAKGDIDEVVLVGGSTRIPKVQQLLRDYFGGKEPHKGVNPDEAVAYGAAVQGGIVRGDAKEVVVLDVTPLTLGIETAGGVMASVIPRNTPIPTKRTKMFTTYEDRQTTVTIMVFEGERSMTKDNRLLGKFDLTGIAPAPRGTPQIEVTLEVDVNGILHVGAADKGTGRSEKIEISSAGRSISQEEIERMVQEAEEFAEEDRKLRDTVDARNKLEAYVYSARTTADGELGGKMDGGDREKVREAAREASEWLEANPDADKDDYTEKLKELEDVCSPAFAAAYGNASGGHDDAGEEDNDHDEL from the coding sequence ATGGCTCGCGGGACGACGATGCTCCTCGGGGTGGTGCTCGCCGTGCTGCTCCTCGCGGCCGCGCCGGCTCCTTCGGCAGTAGCGGCTGCGAAGGAGAAGGGCTCTGGCAACGGCGGGCCGGTGATCGGCATCGACCTGGGCACGACCTACTCGTGCGTGGCCGTGTACCGGAACGGCCGCGTGGAGATCATCGCCAACGACCAGGGCAACCGCATCACCCCCTCCTGGGTCGCCTTCACCGACTCCGGCGAGCGCCTCATCGGCGAGGCAGCCAAGAACCAGGCCGCCGCCAACCCGCTCCGCACCGTCTACGACGCCAAGCGCCTCATTGGCCGCAACTTCGTGGACGCGGAAGTGCAGCGGGACATGAAGCTGCTGCCGTTCAAGGTGGTGGACAAGAACGGCAAGCCGCACGTCGAGGTGGAGGTCAAGGCCGGCGACGTGCGGACGTTCAGCCCGGAGGAGGTGAGCGCCATGGTTCTCACCAGGATGAAGGAGACGGCCGAGGCCTACCTCGGCGAGAAGGTCCGGGACGCCGTGATCACCATCCCGGCCTACTTCAACGACGCGCAGCGCCAGGCCACCAAGGACGCCGGCGCCATCGCCGGCCTCAACGTCGTCCGCCTCATCAACGAACCCACCGCCGCCGCTATAGCCTACGGCCTCGACAAGGTGGCCGACGGGAAGGAGCGGAACGTGCTGGTGTTCGACCTCGGCGGCGGCACCTTTGACGTGAGCGTGCTCGCGCTCGACGGCGGCGTCTTCGAGGTCCTCGCCACCAACGGCGACACCCATCTCGGAGGCGAGGACTTCGACCAGCGCGTAATGGACCACTTCATCCGGCTCGTCAAGCGGAAGCACGGCGTCGACATCTCCGGCGACGCCCGCGCGCTCGGCAAGCTCCGCCGCGAGTGCGAGCGCGCCAAGCGGGCGCTCAGCACCCAGCTCCAGGTCCGCGTGGAGATCGAGTCGCTGGCCGACGGCGTCGACCTGTCGGAGCCGCTCACCCGGGCTCGCTTCGAGGAGCTCAACGCCGACCTCTTCCGCAAGGTCATGGCGCCCGTGAAGAAGGCCATGGCGGACGCCGGGCTGGCCAAGGGCGACATCGACGAGGTGGTGCTGGTCGGCGGCAGCACCAGGATCCCCAAGGTGCAGCAGCTCCTCCGCGACTACTTCGGCGGCAAGGAGCCACACAAGGGCGTCAACCCCGACGAGGCCGTCGCCTACGGAGCGGCCGTGCAGGGCGGCATCGTGCGCGGCGATGCCAAGGAGGTTGTGGTGCTGGACGTGACGCCGTTGACGCTCGGCATCGAGACCGCCGGCGGCGTGATGGCGAGTGTGATCCCCCGGAACACGCCGATCCCGACCAAGAGGACCAAGATGTTCACCACCTACGAGGACAGGCAGACGACGGTGACCATAATGGTGTTCGAGGGCGAGCGGAGCATGACCAAGGACAACCGGCTGCTGGGCAAGTTCGACCTGACCGGGATCGCGCCGGCGCCGAGGGGCACGCCGCAGATTGAGGTGACCTTGGAGGTGGACGTGAACGGCATCCTGCACGTGGGAGCGGCGGACAAGGGCACCGGAAGGTCGGAGAAGATCGAGATCAGCAGCGCCGGCCGAAGCATCAGCCAGGAGGAGATCGAGCGCATGGTGCAAGAGGCGGAGGAGTTCGCCGAGGAGGACAGGAAGCTGAGGGACACGGTGGACGCGCGGAACAAGCTGGAGGCATACGTTTACAGCGCCCGGACGACGGCCGACGGAGAGCTGGGGGGCAAGATGGACGGCGGCGATAGGGAGAAGGTGAGGGAGGCGGCGAGGGAAGCCAGCGAGTGGCTGGAGGCCAATCCGGACGCCGACAAGGACGACTACACGGAGAAGCTCAAGGAGCTGGAGGATGTCTGCAGCCCCGCCTTCGCCGCTGCCTATGGGAACGCCAGCGGTGGTCATGACGACGCCGGCGAGGAGGACAACGACCACGACGAGCTGTAG